In Chitinophaga oryzae, the sequence ACTTTTACTTCTTCGTCCATGATGCGGTGATTACCTGAAATTTTCTTTCACCCAGCCTGCGGCCAGGTCGATATCCTGTTGTGTTAAATTATGTCCTGTGTTGATGTTGTGGCTGCTGACGTTAAAACCATTAGCGCTCAGCAGGGTAGCATAGGCGGCTGTTGCGGCCGGGTCTACGGTGCTGTCCATTTTGCCGGAGCTCATGAAAACAGGCTGCTGGCGGTTGGTTTCGAATGGGTCCTCAATGCCATGCAACGGCTGCATCGGCCGGAAGAGCATGGCGCCGGCCAGCAGCTCAGGGTACAGCATCAGTACCGCGCCGGCAATATTGGCGCCGTTGGAATAACCGGCGGCGACCAGCTTCTGCAGGTCGAAGCCCTCCTGTGCGGACAGTTCCTTCAGGAAGTGCACCATTTCATGCGTCCTGAAATGCACGTCCGGCTCGTCAAATACGCCCATGCCCAGGCGGCGGAAGAAGCGGGGCATACCGTGTTCCAGCACATTGCCGCGAAGGCTGAGGACATGAAAATTCCTCGTCAGCGCAGGCGCCAGCGGCAGCATGTCCTGTTCGTCGCCACCGGTGCCATGCAGCAACAACAACGTGTAGGCGTCCTTGTTAGCTGCCGGCTGGTAGACATATTTCAGGGGCTTAAAATCCATTTTAATCCAGTTTTATCAGTTTCTGTTCTATCTCTGCCCGTTGCGGCTCAAACTGGGAGGGCAGCATCAGGTGCGTGCCCAGCTGGTCCACCGGTTCATCCACGGTAAAGCCGGGAGTGTCTGTGGCCAGTTCAAACAGTACGCCGCCGGGCTCCCTGAAATAGACGGAGCGGAAATACTTGCGGTCCAGCTGCTGTGTGGCATGCAGGCCTAACGCTTCGATTTTCCCGCGGTAGTATTCCTGCTCCGCATCGTCTTTCATGCGAAAGGCGATGTGGTGAATACTGCCGCCGGCAACATGCCCTCGCTGTTCTCCTTTGGCTTCCACCAGGTCGATGTAATTGGCGGTATCGCCGGCAGGCGCCTTGAAGCGGTAACGGTTGGCGAGGTTTTTTTCAAGCTGGTAACCAAAAACGGATACCAGCAGATCAGCAGTAGGCTGAATATCTTCCAGGGTCAGCGTTACGTGGTGAAATCCCCGCAGGGCATTGGCTGCACTCACTTCGGCCGTTTCCCAGGGTGTCCTGTTGTCCGGCGTCTCGGGAACGGTCAGTTCCACTTTCATGCCGTCAGGGTCCAGGAAGGTGAGGTAGATCTCCCCGAACTTGGCGGACGGTTTATTGTAAATCATATTGGCGGCATCCAGTCGCTTGAGCCAGAAATCCAGGCTGCCTTCCGGAACGGAATAGCCCACTT encodes:
- a CDS encoding alpha/beta hydrolase, coding for MDFKPLKYVYQPAANKDAYTLLLLHGTGGDEQDMLPLAPALTRNFHVLSLRGNVLEHGMPRFFRRLGMGVFDEPDVHFRTHEMVHFLKELSAQEGFDLQKLVAAGYSNGANIAGAVLMLYPELLAGAMLFRPMQPLHGIEDPFETNRQQPVFMSSGKMDSTVDPAATAAYATLLSANGFNVSSHNINTGHNLTQQDIDLAAGWVKENFR
- a CDS encoding ring-cleaving dioxygenase, translating into MITGLHHVTAISGNAKKNFDFYTKTMGLRFVKKTVNFDDPHTYHFYYGDQTGTPGTILTFFPWQDIMAGRRGTHMATEVGYSVPEGSLDFWLKRLDAANMIYNKPSAKFGEIYLTFLDPDGMKVELTVPETPDNRTPWETAEVSAANALRGFHHVTLTLEDIQPTADLLVSVFGYQLEKNLANRYRFKAPAGDTANYIDLVEAKGEQRGHVAGGSIHHIAFRMKDDAEQEYYRGKIEALGLHATQQLDRKYFRSVYFREPGGVLFELATDTPGFTVDEPVDQLGTHLMLPSQFEPQRAEIEQKLIKLD